The proteins below are encoded in one region of Belonocnema kinseyi isolate 2016_QV_RU_SX_M_011 chromosome 1, B_treatae_v1, whole genome shotgun sequence:
- the LOC117178008 gene encoding uncharacterized protein LOC117178008 — protein MEEDVEKAGKGKVQVEKGDINVNGGKLGEARGELKGNDGRGSWGNEKAIGEIKKEKLGKGGKGEEISRGVSGKFIAVNVFQIRHSLYTAESVETTMKIPIRDLVLAIAFFFNFGQLNAGGASSKLLLEPETPLRRRIAAPPLPSTATSLSDTALPLPSNGSRYPNRSRPTTTFIYEHKEFGVWLNSEKKVLEVSLLPTYKNFRPSFKYRRLRGIVVRPAEVELKDLKISISFKVYVQTARPGSKAPERIIGSDLVARMQ, from the exons atggaagaagatgtGGAGAAAGCTGGTAAGGGAAAGGTTCAAGTGGAAAAAGGGGATATTAACGTAAATGGAGGCAAACTAGGTGAAGCAAGGG gggaATTGAAGGGAAATGATGGGAGGGGAAGTTGGGGAAATGAGAAGGCAATTGgagaaattaagaaagaaaaactcGGAAAAGGTGGGAAAGGAGAAGAAATAAGTAGAGGGGTCTCGGGGAAA TTTATAGCAGTGAACGTGTTCCAAATTAGACATTCACTCTATACGGCGGAATCTGTTGAGACAACCATGAAGATCCCTATTAGAGATTTAGTTCTTGCAAttgcatttttcttcaattttggcC aattaaatgctGGAGGAGCTTCTAGCAAACTTCTGCTTGAACCTGAAACACCCTTACGACGTAGAATTGCTGCCCCACCCCTCCCAAGTACTGCTACATCCCTCTCAGATACTGCCCTACCCCTCCCAAGCAATGGCTCACGATACCCAAATAGAAGCCGACCAACTACAACGTTCATCTATGAGCACAAAGAATTTGGTGTGTggttgaattctgaaaaaaaagttttggaagTTAGCCTTTTACCAACGTACAAAAATTTTCGACCGAGTTTTAAATATCGCAGGTTAAGAGGTATTGTGGTGCGTCCAGCTGAAGTAGAGCTGAAAGATTTGAAGATCTCGATATCATTTAAGGTGTACGTACAAACCGCACGCCCAGGAAGTAAAGCACCAGAAAGAATTATAGGATCGGACCTTGTTGCTAGGATGCAATAA